Proteins encoded by one window of Myxococcus guangdongensis:
- a CDS encoding CapA family protein yields the protein MRHVALLLLLFSACHPRPVPVTVDPTPTAPAPPPGDAGPPAALAPPSPPAVTRPITLLFGGDVTLGHNHQKFFDDELAKGRPRDELFAYGFKEVRALGDAADLFVINLECPFTEGGEKLPKNFNFRARPELVGALTAGGVDVVSLANNHLMDYGAQGLLDTLATLEAARIPYFGAGRTLAEARRPAIVTVGGLRVAFLGYFFLGERNIEPPEVYATDTTPGVAGHFSDVDVMERMLREDITAAKAQADVVLPYFHWGREGTQVLEPYQVRLAHAAIDAGASGVLGSHPHVLQGMELFQGKPVVYSLGNFVFGGNWNPRDKRSALWKGTFGPEGYLKSEVLPLRTDRFPELPFQPVPVTGPAAEEVLRLLAESSRSLGRMLPELEPWAGPTPSPATGGRE from the coding sequence ATGCGCCACGTCGCCCTGCTGCTCCTCCTGTTCTCCGCCTGTCATCCACGCCCCGTCCCGGTGACGGTGGACCCCACCCCCACCGCCCCGGCCCCGCCCCCTGGGGACGCTGGGCCCCCCGCCGCCCTGGCGCCCCCCTCCCCGCCCGCCGTCACCCGGCCCATCACCCTGCTGTTCGGCGGGGACGTGACGCTCGGCCACAACCACCAGAAGTTCTTCGACGACGAGCTGGCCAAGGGCCGCCCCCGGGACGAGCTCTTCGCCTACGGCTTCAAGGAGGTCCGGGCCCTGGGGGACGCGGCGGACCTCTTCGTCATCAACCTGGAGTGCCCCTTCACCGAAGGGGGCGAGAAGCTGCCCAAGAACTTCAACTTCCGGGCCCGCCCGGAGCTGGTGGGCGCGCTCACCGCGGGCGGCGTGGACGTGGTCAGCCTGGCCAACAACCACCTGATGGACTACGGCGCCCAGGGGCTGCTCGACACCCTGGCGACGCTGGAGGCCGCGCGCATCCCCTACTTCGGCGCCGGGCGCACCCTGGCCGAGGCGCGCCGCCCCGCCATCGTCACCGTGGGCGGCCTGCGGGTGGCCTTCCTGGGCTACTTCTTCCTGGGCGAGCGCAACATCGAGCCGCCGGAGGTCTACGCCACCGACACCACGCCGGGCGTCGCGGGCCACTTCTCCGACGTGGACGTGATGGAGCGGATGCTGCGCGAGGACATCACCGCGGCGAAGGCCCAGGCGGACGTCGTGCTGCCCTACTTCCACTGGGGCCGCGAGGGCACCCAGGTGCTGGAGCCCTACCAGGTCCGCCTGGCGCACGCCGCCATCGACGCGGGCGCGTCGGGCGTGCTGGGCAGCCACCCGCACGTGCTCCAGGGCATGGAGCTCTTCCAGGGCAAGCCCGTGGTGTACTCGCTGGGCAACTTCGTCTTCGGGGGCAACTGGAACCCGCGCGACAAGCGCAGCGCGCTGTGGAAGGGGACCTTCGGTCCGGAGGGCTACCTCAAGAGTGAGGTGCTGCCGCTGCGCACGGACCGCTTCCCGGAGCTCCCCTTCCAGCCGGTGCCCGTGACGGGGCCGGCGGCCGAGGAGGTGCTGCGACTGCTGGCCGAAAGCTCACGCTCCCTGGGGAGGATGCTCCCCGAGTTGGAGCCGTGGGCCGGGCCGACTCCCTCCCCCGCGACGGGCGGGAGGGAGTAA
- a CDS encoding hemolysin family protein, which translates to MGMEWVFLGLAILLVFANGFFVATEFAIVKVRATRLQALVDEGQPGSTQALKMVEQLDAYLSATQFGITLASLGLGWLGEPAFAKLLEPVLTRVVPEGASPTVAHTASVVIAFSIITFLHIVLGELAPKSLAIQRAEATTLAVALPMRAFYLLFYPAIVLLNGLAAWVLRVVGLQSVGEAHEAHSEDELLVILHSSAQAGAITTARAELLERALEMAQKTARQVMVPRNQVKFLDVEEPLEKCIADARAAGHTWLPVCRGNLDEVEGVVNAKDLFFLLSRGELRSLAQVQRPVLFIPENATLEQLLAEFRRRRRQTALVVDEHGGTSGLVTIADVVAEVVGDVAELGRRVEEVRSLPGGRFELPGTAQLDDLEERLDVSFDLDEDEEGEVTTIAGFLMSKLGRVPEKGDSLRLDMWRILVEEVDGPRVVRVVVEPQSRAASRTSVDGSAPASPADGASASGETPPTSSSSGGESA; encoded by the coding sequence ATGGGCATGGAATGGGTGTTCCTGGGGCTGGCGATCCTCCTGGTCTTCGCCAACGGCTTCTTCGTGGCGACCGAGTTCGCCATCGTGAAGGTTCGCGCCACGCGGCTGCAGGCGCTGGTGGACGAGGGGCAGCCGGGCTCCACGCAGGCGCTGAAGATGGTGGAGCAACTGGACGCGTACCTGTCCGCCACCCAGTTCGGCATCACCCTGGCGTCGCTGGGGCTGGGCTGGCTGGGTGAGCCCGCCTTCGCGAAGCTGTTGGAGCCGGTGCTGACGCGGGTGGTGCCCGAGGGCGCGAGCCCCACGGTGGCGCACACGGCGTCGGTGGTCATCGCCTTCAGCATCATCACGTTCCTGCACATCGTGCTCGGGGAGCTGGCGCCCAAGAGCCTGGCCATCCAGCGCGCGGAGGCGACGACGCTCGCGGTGGCGCTGCCGATGCGGGCCTTCTATCTGCTGTTCTACCCGGCCATCGTCCTGCTCAACGGGCTGGCGGCGTGGGTGCTGCGGGTGGTGGGGTTGCAGTCGGTGGGCGAGGCGCACGAGGCGCACAGCGAGGACGAGCTGCTCGTCATCCTCCACAGCTCGGCGCAGGCGGGCGCGATCACGACGGCGCGCGCGGAGCTGCTCGAGCGCGCGCTGGAGATGGCGCAGAAGACGGCGCGGCAGGTGATGGTGCCGCGAAACCAGGTGAAGTTCCTGGACGTGGAGGAGCCGCTGGAGAAGTGCATCGCGGACGCGCGCGCCGCGGGGCACACGTGGCTGCCGGTGTGCCGGGGCAACCTGGACGAGGTCGAGGGCGTGGTGAACGCCAAGGACCTCTTCTTCCTGTTGTCGCGCGGCGAGCTGCGCAGCCTGGCGCAGGTGCAGCGGCCGGTGCTGTTCATCCCGGAGAACGCGACGCTGGAGCAGCTGCTCGCGGAGTTCCGGCGCAGGCGTCGTCAGACGGCGCTGGTGGTGGACGAGCACGGCGGCACGTCGGGCCTGGTCACCATCGCGGACGTGGTGGCGGAGGTGGTGGGCGACGTGGCGGAGCTGGGCCGGCGGGTGGAGGAGGTGCGCTCGTTGCCCGGTGGACGCTTCGAGCTGCCCGGCACCGCGCAGCTGGATGACTTGGAGGAGCGGCTGGACGTCAGCTTCGACCTGGACGAGGACGAAGAGGGCGAGGTGACGACGATCGCCGGCTTCCTGATGTCGAAGCTGGGGCGGGTGCCGGAGAAGGGCGACTCGCTGCGGCTCGACATGTGGCGCATCCTCGTGGAGGAGGTGGACGGGCCCCGCGTGGTGCGCGTGGTGGTGGAGCCCCAGTCCCGCGCCGCGTCCAGGACGTCCGTGGATGGCTCCGCGCCGGCCTCACCGGCGGATGGCGCCAGCGCCTCGGGTGAGACGCCCCCGACGTCCTCCAGCTCGGGTGGCGAGTCCGCCTGA
- the prfA gene encoding peptide chain release factor 1 — MIDKLEDVERRFERLTADLSNPDVLADSARLQKVSKERAGLEKLVETFRTYRQVLADLKEVEAWLDAGSADEKTYAREALPGLKEQRDALEASLKVLLLPKDPNDDKNVILEIRAGAGGDEAALFAEEVMQMYLRYADTRGWKSDIIDMSPGNAGGVKDATVTLSGDAVFSSLKYESGVHRVQRVPATETQGRIHTSTITVAVMPEAEEVDVKINEADIDRQAMRSTGSGGQSVNTTDSAVRLTHRPTGIVVKCQQEKSQLKNYNMALRMLRAKIYEIEQERIRSERDSTRRSQVGTGDRSEKIRTYNFPQDRLTDHRIGLTVHNLPAVMMGDIEDIITACRTYYQAEALKAQTGGGPRPQPEA; from the coding sequence ATGATTGACAAACTCGAAGACGTCGAGCGCCGGTTCGAGCGCCTCACCGCGGACCTGTCGAACCCGGACGTGCTCGCCGATTCGGCGAGGCTCCAGAAGGTCTCCAAGGAGCGTGCGGGCCTGGAGAAGCTGGTGGAGACGTTCCGGACGTACCGCCAGGTGCTCGCGGACCTCAAGGAGGTCGAAGCCTGGCTCGACGCCGGCAGCGCCGACGAGAAGACCTACGCGCGCGAGGCCCTGCCCGGCCTGAAGGAGCAGCGCGACGCGCTCGAGGCCAGCCTCAAGGTGCTGCTGCTGCCCAAGGACCCCAATGACGACAAGAACGTCATCCTGGAGATTCGCGCGGGCGCCGGCGGCGACGAGGCGGCGCTGTTCGCCGAGGAGGTCATGCAGATGTACCTCCGGTACGCGGACACCCGCGGCTGGAAGTCGGACATCATCGACATGAGCCCCGGCAACGCGGGCGGCGTGAAGGACGCCACCGTGACGCTGTCGGGCGACGCGGTCTTCAGCAGCCTCAAGTACGAGTCCGGCGTTCACCGCGTGCAGCGCGTGCCGGCCACCGAGACGCAGGGCCGCATCCACACCTCCACGATCACGGTGGCCGTCATGCCCGAGGCCGAGGAGGTGGACGTGAAGATCAACGAGGCGGACATCGACCGGCAGGCCATGCGCTCCACGGGCTCCGGCGGCCAGAGCGTCAACACCACGGACTCCGCGGTGCGCCTGACGCACCGGCCCACGGGCATCGTGGTGAAGTGCCAGCAGGAGAAGAGCCAGTTGAAGAACTACAACATGGCCCTGCGCATGCTCCGCGCGAAGATCTACGAAATCGAGCAGGAGCGCATCCGCTCCGAGCGCGACTCCACCCGCCGCTCGCAGGTGGGCACGGGCGACCGCAGCGAGAAGATCCGCACGTACAACTTCCCCCAGGACCGGCTGACGGACCACCGCATCGGCCTGACGGTTCACAACCTGCCGGCCGTGATGATGGGCGACATCGAGGACATCATCACCGCCTGCCGGACCTACTACCAGGCCGAGGCCCTCAAGGCGCAGACGGGCGGCGGTCCGAGGCCACAGCCCGAAGCATGA
- a CDS encoding tetratricopeptide repeat protein: MAREKDNIALSDEHNTRGIELADRGWLDEAIKEFKKAIELDPSSAHAHDNLATVYAEKKLFREALTEYLTALKLEPESATAHYNLACFLSTHAGEMAVEEYKEAIELDPEYPDAHLNLGLTYADQGRVEEAMRELQAAIELDPQDAFPRHELAALMMDEGDYRSAITLLKDVVRLEPDNFEAQLDLGICYAQKGFYAEAERAYERARALNAEDLLLNYNLSALYALWGRPKDAVQYLKSALTADRQKVMGWLSTDPMFDALKGDTDFEALF; the protein is encoded by the coding sequence ATGGCCCGGGAAAAGGACAACATCGCGCTCTCCGACGAGCACAACACTCGCGGAATCGAGCTGGCGGACCGGGGTTGGCTGGACGAGGCCATCAAGGAGTTCAAGAAGGCCATCGAGCTGGACCCCAGCTCGGCCCACGCCCACGACAACCTGGCCACCGTCTACGCGGAGAAGAAGCTCTTCCGCGAGGCGCTCACCGAGTACCTCACCGCCCTGAAGCTGGAGCCGGAGAGCGCCACGGCGCACTACAACCTGGCCTGCTTCCTCTCCACGCACGCGGGGGAGATGGCGGTGGAGGAGTACAAGGAGGCCATCGAGCTGGACCCCGAGTACCCGGACGCGCACCTCAACCTGGGCCTCACCTACGCGGACCAGGGCCGCGTCGAGGAGGCGATGCGCGAGCTGCAGGCGGCCATCGAGCTGGACCCGCAGGACGCGTTCCCCCGGCACGAACTGGCGGCGCTGATGATGGACGAGGGCGACTACCGCTCCGCCATCACGCTGCTCAAGGACGTGGTGCGGCTGGAGCCGGACAACTTCGAGGCCCAGCTGGACCTGGGCATCTGCTACGCGCAGAAGGGCTTCTACGCGGAGGCCGAGCGCGCGTACGAGCGGGCCCGGGCGCTCAACGCCGAGGACCTGCTGCTCAACTACAACCTGTCCGCGCTGTATGCCCTGTGGGGGCGGCCGAAGGACGCGGTGCAGTACCTGAAGTCGGCGCTCACGGCGGACCGGCAGAAGGTGATGGGGTGGTTGTCGACGGACCCCATGTTCGACGCCCTCAAGGGCGACACCGACTTCGAAGCCTTGTTCTGA
- a CDS encoding sigma 54-dependent Fis family transcriptional regulator, whose translation MEPRPEVTQTTQTDKDEGRTTRIPIHEWTVEVVSGPDKGKKVTTQDGLVRVGSDPASDLVLTDTTVSRRHLEVERTPRGLLLRDTGSRNGTFLDGRQVLQAYLGRGDKVELGKTKLAVKVAAKPTEVELAGAESFGALVGTSEKMRWVFTELRRVAREDMSLLIEGETGTGKELAARAVHQHSSRRHGPFKVVDCNLISEEKAERELFGGLRASDPEDKEARGVFEAARGGTLFLDEVGELPLLVQGKLLRVLDAREVPSLDGQPVPVDVRVIASTHRNLEEDVRQGRFRADLYFRLAVARVRLPPLRTRREDLPSLAQALSQTLRASVSLTPQTLALFEGYDWPGNVRELRNVLERGALMEETGNTSWLDFLAQPSRRPDGQPPGTHVATLVTGMPYHEAKDRVLADFERLYFAEVMRTVGFDMKAAEQRTGLSMQSLYRLLKKNGLRLKDLKNAEGLEK comes from the coding sequence GATGGCCTGGTGCGCGTGGGCTCGGACCCCGCGAGCGACCTCGTGCTGACCGACACCACGGTGAGCCGCCGTCACCTGGAGGTGGAGCGCACGCCGCGCGGCCTCCTGCTGCGCGACACCGGCAGCCGCAACGGCACCTTCCTCGACGGCCGGCAGGTGCTCCAGGCGTACCTGGGGCGCGGCGACAAGGTGGAGCTGGGCAAGACGAAGCTCGCGGTGAAGGTGGCCGCCAAGCCCACGGAGGTGGAGCTGGCCGGGGCGGAGTCCTTCGGCGCGCTGGTGGGCACGTCGGAGAAGATGCGCTGGGTCTTCACGGAGCTGCGCCGCGTGGCCCGCGAGGACATGAGCCTGCTCATCGAGGGTGAGACGGGCACGGGCAAGGAGCTGGCCGCCAGGGCGGTGCACCAGCACTCGTCGCGGCGGCACGGCCCCTTCAAGGTCGTCGACTGCAACCTCATCTCCGAGGAGAAGGCGGAGCGCGAGCTGTTCGGCGGGCTGCGCGCGAGCGACCCGGAGGACAAGGAGGCCCGAGGCGTCTTCGAGGCCGCCCGCGGAGGCACGCTCTTCCTGGACGAGGTGGGCGAGCTGCCGCTGCTGGTGCAGGGCAAGCTCCTGCGCGTGCTGGACGCGCGCGAGGTGCCCTCGCTGGACGGGCAGCCGGTGCCGGTGGACGTGCGGGTCATCGCCTCCACGCACCGCAACCTGGAGGAGGACGTGCGCCAGGGCCGCTTCCGCGCGGACCTCTACTTCCGCCTGGCCGTGGCGCGCGTGCGGCTGCCGCCTTTGCGCACGCGCCGGGAGGACCTGCCGTCGCTCGCGCAGGCGCTGTCGCAGACGCTGCGGGCCAGCGTGTCGCTCACGCCCCAGACGCTGGCGCTCTTCGAGGGCTACGACTGGCCGGGCAACGTGCGCGAGCTGCGCAACGTGCTCGAGCGCGGCGCGCTCATGGAGGAGACGGGCAACACCAGCTGGCTGGACTTCCTGGCGCAGCCCTCGCGCCGCCCGGATGGGCAGCCGCCCGGCACGCACGTGGCCACGCTCGTCACCGGCATGCCGTACCACGAGGCCAAGGACCGGGTGCTGGCCGACTTCGAGCGTTTGTATTTCGCCGAGGTGATGCGCACGGTGGGCTTCGACATGAAGGCCGCCGAGCAGCGCACCGGGCTGTCCATGCAGAGCCTCTACCGCCTGCTCAAGAAGAACGGGCTTCGCCTCAAGGACCTCAAGAACGCCGAGGGCCTGGAGAAGTGA
- a CDS encoding TapB family protein: protein MEAVAPCPNPYFPLEEGLTLTYRAGRSSQMVLSTHGVTPTPEGLSGKVAVKLKGRQGETDATCSSLGMNTGLGGLEGTLLSASGMDVQVVSSEGVAVPAPSTMVLGGTWKNSLSVKLQPPVGKTGGIRPIIATTFDKESTVVGEEEVTVAAGTFKALKVKNIVTARASRPGSEGRSMESYIWFAPGVGIIKFATPESTDLELLKIDRPQPAQAKASGQEKRPVKKAAADKKGSSAP, encoded by the coding sequence GTGGAGGCGGTTGCCCCCTGCCCCAACCCGTACTTCCCCCTCGAGGAGGGGCTGACGCTCACCTACCGGGCGGGCAGGTCCTCGCAGATGGTGCTGAGCACGCACGGCGTGACGCCCACGCCGGAGGGCCTGTCCGGCAAGGTGGCCGTGAAGCTCAAGGGCCGACAGGGCGAAACGGATGCAACCTGTAGCAGCCTGGGCATGAACACGGGCCTGGGCGGCCTGGAGGGTACGCTGCTGTCGGCGTCCGGCATGGATGTCCAGGTGGTGAGCTCCGAGGGCGTGGCCGTGCCCGCGCCGTCGACCATGGTCCTGGGCGGCACCTGGAAGAACAGCCTGTCGGTGAAGCTCCAGCCTCCGGTGGGCAAGACGGGCGGCATCCGCCCCATCATCGCGACCACGTTCGACAAGGAGTCCACGGTGGTGGGCGAGGAGGAGGTCACCGTCGCGGCCGGGACGTTCAAGGCCCTGAAGGTGAAGAACATCGTCACCGCGCGCGCCAGCCGCCCCGGCTCCGAGGGCCGCTCCATGGAGAGCTACATCTGGTTCGCGCCGGGCGTGGGCATCATCAAGTTCGCCACGCCGGAGAGCACTGACCTGGAGCTGCTCAAGATTGACCGGCCCCAGCCCGCACAGGCCAAGGCCTCCGGCCAGGAGAAGCGGCCCGTGAAGAAGGCCGCGGCCGACAAGAAGGGCTCGTCCGCGCCCTGA
- the smc gene encoding chromosome segregation protein SMC: MRIKRLDITGFKSFMERSVFTFDEGVTGIVGPNGCGKSNVVDAIRWVMGEQSAKNLRGRGMEDVIFNGSENKPPLSMAEVSLTFLVDDTDQLAPQYQGFSEITVTRRLFRNGDSEYLINKTLCRLLDITELFLGTGVGTKAYSIIEQGRVGLIVSSKPEDRRHLLEEAAGVTKYKARRKAAERKMEATEANLLRVTDITSELEKRLDALSRQAKKAEKYKKLKARMRDIDLHAASHRHLELLAEKQVLQSRLSNLGTEERDSLDRVKELEETIARRRAELDAEAAALQALAAEVHALESSLQRDTQDLSYGKRDLEETQARVAQARTELDGLLARQAEMSEAMAAREAELSGIAGSWKEDEVSMQVAQEELRRVTQLQTEVALRLEQERAGLVAVATRLANHESNLVGLARQRTDLEGRRAKLQAELAALREQETQLESARGEVARRVEDTRHLAAELAEHKAQEEDALSRTRAAFTENEIQVIALREELSDKRSRLSSLEDIQKNYDGFDRGVRAVMVRAGTVAREQGIFGLVADVLTVTPRYERAVEAALGERLQHVIVESRDKGVELVEYLKGHAEGRGSFLPVPALDVLPPVQEPDFERPGVLAHALKEVTCEEALQPVVRLLLGDVVIVQDLATARAYSEAGGPVVTLVTQDGEVFRQDGTIVGGEREGAAVGALQKKREIAELATEVARVEERYNEILTRHYTLQKQMGHTEGVLKGLAKNQHAEEVNLASQEKDLHKAGEDLARVRERVRSLEQEDGQLGQSHMALAHEEEASRGEVAHGQTDREAREERVKQLAGEQESLRQRAEAANADLTGLRIKVAAGSERGESARKELDSLVTQRREMETRVARLQATLAEGGARTEELGKRTTETEAGLSQRVEEHRVAAEGLESRRAAHLLASSEVREQDTQFRELRGRVEELMQGLSQISLREREIALELEHLSAGIRERHQVDLALELHRYHLLASLTPETEAELKDLRAQVEKMGEINLTAIDEHAELSKRFDFLTAQKTDLQASMGQLREAIQRIDATSRERFKQTFDVVNEKFQAIFPRLFGGGRASLVLTNDGPNGEPGVEIVAQPPGKKLQSVNLLSGGEKALTAVGLIFGIFLIKPTPFCLLDEVDAPLDEGNVGRYNDMVKEMSRQSQFILITHNKRTMEVSNTLYGVTMEEPGISKLVSVKIREAHAANDDKISA, from the coding sequence ATGCGTATCAAGCGGTTGGACATCACTGGCTTCAAGTCCTTCATGGAGCGCAGCGTCTTCACGTTCGACGAAGGCGTCACCGGCATCGTCGGCCCCAACGGCTGCGGCAAGTCGAACGTCGTGGACGCCATCCGCTGGGTGATGGGTGAGCAGAGCGCGAAGAACCTCCGTGGCCGTGGCATGGAGGACGTCATCTTCAACGGCTCGGAGAACAAGCCGCCTTTGTCCATGGCGGAGGTGTCGCTGACCTTCCTGGTGGACGACACGGACCAGCTGGCGCCCCAGTACCAGGGCTTCTCGGAGATCACCGTCACGCGGCGCCTGTTCCGCAACGGGGACTCGGAGTACCTCATCAACAAGACGCTGTGCCGCCTGCTCGACATCACCGAGCTGTTCCTGGGCACGGGCGTGGGCACCAAGGCCTACTCCATCATCGAGCAGGGCCGCGTGGGCCTCATCGTCTCCAGCAAGCCGGAGGACCGCCGGCACCTGTTGGAGGAGGCCGCGGGCGTCACCAAGTACAAGGCGCGCCGCAAGGCCGCCGAGCGGAAGATGGAGGCCACCGAGGCCAACCTCCTGCGCGTCACCGACATCACCAGCGAGCTGGAGAAGCGGCTGGACGCGCTGTCGCGTCAGGCGAAGAAGGCGGAGAAGTACAAGAAGCTCAAGGCGCGCATGCGGGACATCGACCTGCACGCGGCCAGCCACCGCCACCTGGAGCTGCTCGCGGAGAAGCAGGTCCTCCAGTCGCGCCTGTCCAACCTGGGCACCGAGGAGCGCGACAGCCTGGACCGCGTGAAGGAGCTGGAGGAGACCATCGCCCGGCGCCGCGCGGAGCTGGACGCGGAGGCCGCGGCGCTCCAGGCCCTGGCCGCCGAGGTGCACGCGCTGGAGAGCTCGCTGCAGCGCGACACGCAGGACCTGTCCTACGGCAAGCGCGACCTGGAGGAGACGCAGGCCCGCGTGGCCCAGGCCCGCACGGAGCTGGACGGGCTGCTGGCGCGGCAGGCGGAGATGTCCGAGGCCATGGCCGCGCGCGAGGCCGAGCTGTCCGGCATCGCGGGCTCGTGGAAGGAGGACGAGGTCTCGATGCAGGTGGCGCAGGAGGAGCTGCGCCGCGTCACCCAGCTGCAGACCGAAGTGGCCCTCAGGCTCGAGCAGGAGCGCGCGGGCCTGGTCGCCGTGGCCACCCGGCTGGCCAACCACGAGAGCAACCTGGTGGGCCTGGCCCGTCAGCGCACGGACCTGGAGGGCCGCCGCGCCAAGCTGCAGGCGGAGCTGGCGGCGCTGCGCGAGCAGGAGACGCAGCTGGAGTCGGCGCGCGGTGAGGTGGCGAGGCGGGTGGAGGACACCCGGCACCTGGCCGCGGAGCTGGCCGAGCACAAGGCGCAGGAGGAGGACGCCCTGTCGCGCACGCGCGCGGCCTTCACGGAGAACGAAATCCAGGTCATCGCGCTGCGCGAGGAGCTGAGCGACAAGAGGAGCCGCCTGTCGTCCCTGGAGGACATCCAGAAGAACTACGACGGGTTCGACCGCGGCGTGCGCGCCGTCATGGTGCGCGCGGGCACGGTGGCCCGGGAGCAGGGCATCTTCGGCCTCGTGGCGGACGTGCTCACGGTGACGCCGCGCTACGAGCGCGCGGTGGAGGCCGCCCTGGGCGAGCGGCTCCAGCACGTCATCGTCGAGAGCCGCGACAAGGGCGTGGAGCTGGTGGAGTACCTCAAGGGCCACGCGGAGGGCCGGGGCAGCTTCCTGCCCGTGCCCGCGCTGGACGTCCTGCCGCCGGTGCAGGAGCCGGACTTCGAGCGCCCGGGCGTGCTGGCGCACGCGCTGAAAGAGGTGACGTGCGAGGAGGCGCTGCAGCCCGTCGTGCGGCTCTTGCTCGGCGACGTCGTCATCGTCCAGGACCTGGCGACGGCGCGCGCGTACTCGGAGGCGGGCGGCCCCGTCGTCACGCTCGTCACGCAGGACGGCGAGGTGTTCCGTCAGGACGGCACCATCGTCGGCGGTGAGCGCGAGGGCGCGGCGGTGGGCGCGCTCCAGAAGAAGCGCGAAATCGCGGAGCTGGCCACCGAGGTGGCGCGGGTGGAGGAGCGCTACAACGAAATCCTCACCCGGCACTACACGCTCCAGAAGCAGATGGGGCACACCGAGGGCGTCCTCAAGGGGCTGGCCAAGAACCAGCACGCCGAGGAGGTGAACCTCGCCAGCCAGGAGAAGGACCTGCACAAGGCGGGCGAGGACCTGGCGCGCGTGCGCGAGCGGGTGCGCTCCCTGGAGCAGGAGGACGGGCAGCTGGGGCAGAGCCACATGGCCCTGGCCCACGAGGAGGAGGCCAGCCGCGGCGAGGTGGCCCACGGCCAGACGGACCGCGAGGCCCGCGAGGAGCGCGTCAAGCAGCTCGCCGGTGAGCAGGAGTCCCTGCGCCAGCGCGCGGAGGCCGCCAACGCGGACCTGACGGGCCTGCGCATCAAGGTGGCCGCCGGCAGCGAGCGCGGTGAGTCCGCGCGCAAGGAGCTCGACAGCCTCGTCACCCAGCGCCGGGAGATGGAGACGCGCGTGGCGCGCCTGCAGGCGACGCTGGCCGAGGGCGGCGCGCGCACGGAGGAGCTGGGCAAGCGCACCACGGAGACCGAGGCGGGGCTGTCCCAGCGCGTGGAGGAGCACCGCGTCGCCGCGGAGGGGCTGGAGTCCCGCCGCGCCGCGCACCTGCTCGCCTCCAGCGAGGTGCGTGAGCAGGACACCCAGTTCCGCGAGCTGCGCGGCCGGGTGGAGGAGCTGATGCAGGGGCTGTCGCAGATTTCGCTGCGCGAGCGCGAGATTGCCCTGGAGCTGGAGCACCTGTCGGCCGGCATCCGCGAGCGCCACCAGGTGGACCTGGCGCTGGAGCTGCACCGCTACCACCTGCTGGCGTCGCTGACGCCGGAGACGGAGGCGGAGCTGAAGGACCTGCGCGCCCAGGTGGAGAAGATGGGGGAGATCAACCTCACCGCCATCGACGAGCACGCGGAGCTCTCCAAGCGCTTCGACTTCCTCACCGCGCAGAAGACGGACCTGCAGGCCTCCATGGGGCAGCTGCGGGAGGCCATCCAGCGCATCGACGCGACCAGCCGCGAGCGCTTCAAGCAGACCTTCGACGTGGTGAACGAGAAGTTCCAGGCCATCTTCCCCCGCCTGTTCGGCGGTGGCCGCGCCAGCCTGGTGCTCACCAACGACGGACCCAATGGCGAGCCGGGCGTGGAAATCGTCGCGCAGCCGCCAGGCAAGAAGCTCCAGAGCGTCAACCTGCTCTCCGGTGGTGAGAAGGCCCTCACCGCCGTGGGCCTCATCTTCGGCATCTTCCTCATCAAGCCCACGCCCTTCTGCCTCCTGGACGAGGTCGACGCGCCGCTGGATGAGGGCAACGTGGGCCGCTACAACGACATGGTGAAGGAGATGAGCCGCCAGTCGCAGTTCATCCTGATTACGCACAACAAGCGGACCATGGAGGTCTCCAACACCCTCTACGGCGTCACCATGGAGGAGCCGGGCATCTCCAAGCTGGTCAGCGTGAAGATTCGCGAGGCCCACGCGGCCAACGACGACAAGATCAGCGCGTAG